The Bdellovibrio bacteriovorus genomic interval ATGCGCCAGGCTTTGCATTTTAAACAAGTTTTCCGCGTTCTTGAGATGTTGGGTTTTGAGCAAGCTAAAAACTGCTTCCATCTTCAATATAATTATGTGGAACTTCCTGATGGCGCCATGAGTTCTCGTAAAGGAAATATTGTTCCCTTAACTGAGCTTGTCCATCGCATGGAAGAACACGTTAAGACGACGTACTTACACCGTTATGAAAACGAGTGGAGCAAAGAAGATATTGTGCGCACGGCTGAACAGGTGGCTAAAGGCGCGATCTTCTATGGAATGCTTCGTATGGATACAAATAAGAAGATCGTGTTCGACATGAACGAGTGGCTGAAGCTAGATGGGGAGTCTGGACCTTTTGTTCAGTACTCTTATGCGCGTATTGCAAGTCTGGGACGGAAGTTCCCGCGCACGCAAAAGAATGTGGATTGGTCTAAACTGACTCACTCTTCAGAGCGTCAGTTGATGCAGGCCCTGTTCGGGTTCAATACCGCGGTTGCGCAAGCGGCAGAAAACTTTAAGCCGGCGGCGATCTGTACTTATTTGTATGAGTTGGCGAAAAAGTTTAACGTCTTTTATCATGAGTGTCCGATTGGCACCGAGAAGGATGAAACAACTCGTGAAGCACGTCTTGCTTTGGCGTCCGCAGTGGGTGTCACTCTTAAAAACGGCCTTTCTGTTCTAGGAATGCCGGCACCAGAGAAAATGTAATGGGAATGTCCCTCTTTCCAGAGGGATTTTCGCTCTCTTTTTATGCAATTAATGCGGTGAACATATTCGCCGCATTAACGCTAGTCTTTTTACTCAAATGGACACATGATCTCCTCGCACTTAAATAAATGAAGGAGCCTACTTTGGGAACTTTTGAGCTTATTTCTAAGCATGGAGACCATGAGCAAGTTGTTTTCTGTAACGACCCTCACGTTGGTCTTAAAGCCATCATCGCAATTCACAACACTTCTTTAGGGCCTGCTCTTGGTGGTACACGTATGTGGAACTACAAGAATGAAGATGAGGCTTTGGTAGACGTTCTTCGTTTGTCTAAAGGTATGACTTACAAAGCAGCTGCTTCAGGTTTGAACTTGGGTGGCGGTAAAGCGGTCATCATCGGCGATCCAAAAACTCAAAAATCAGAAGGCCTTTTCAGAGCTTTTGGTCAGTTCGTAAACTCTTTAAATGGTAAATACATCACGGCTGAAGACGTAGGTACTTCAGTTCAAGATATGGAACACATCTACATGGAAACTCCTTGGGTGACAGGTATCCCTAAGGATTTCGGTGGTTCTGGTGACCCGTCTCCTTACACAGCACACGGTGTTTTGATGGGGATCAAAGCTTCTGCGAAAGAAAAATTCGGTACAGATTCTTTGAAAGGTTTGAGAGTGGCGGTTCAAGGTCTTGGTAACGTGGGTTCCAACCTTGTGAAGTACTTGAAAGAAGAAGGCGCGGAAATCACGGTTGCGGATATCGATATGGGCCGCACTAAAAAAGTCGCTGAAGCTTCGGGTTCTAAGGCCGTTTCTCCAGACGAAATTCTTTCTGTAGAGTGTGATATCTTGGCGCCATGTGCGTTGGGTGCGATCGTCAATGATCAAACTATCACGAAGTTCAAAACTAAAGTGATCGCTGGTGGAGCAAACAACATCCTTGCTGAAGCACGCCACGGTGATCAATTGAAAGAATTGGGCATCCTTTACGCTCCAGACTACGTGATCAATGCCGGCGGCTTGATGAACGTCTTCGTAGAGCTAGAGGGTTACTCTCAAGAACGTGCGTTCGAAAAAACGAAACGCGTTTACGACAACATCCTTAAAGTTTACGAAATCGCAAAACGTGACAATATCGGAACTCACACTGCGGCAGACCGTTTGGCTGAAGAGCGTATCAACACGATTGGTCGCTTGAAACAACGTCACCCAGGTAAGTCTTCTCGTTCATTCACTACGCTTAAAGAAGTTTATAACCGCTAGTCCGCGGCAGCGGGCAGAGCACCGACGGATGTCGGTAGAGCCGAAGCGCCTTCGGGCGCGCAGGCTGAAGCAGCATCTGCGCTTTACAAACTTCCTAGCAAAATCAGGGGCCCCAAAGCCCCTTTTTTTATGCGCCGAGTGATACGAAATCTCTCTCTGGCCCCATTTCTTGACAAGCCACCTCGACCAAAGAACAATCTTTCCTCGTAAGTATTTATTAACAGCGAGGAATTATCTTGAGCACAAAGATTTCTAAAGAAGATTTGAAGTCCCCAGATCAGGTTACACAAACTTTGAGAAAGGGTTTTATTTGGACAACAACTCACTCCAAAATGGTGATTATCGCCGTGATTGCTTTTGTGGTTGTTGGTCTTGGTGCTTCTATTGCGGGTTATTTGTCGCAAAAGAAAGAAGTGTCTCAACAGGAAAAGTATTTCCTTCTGGAAAAGGCTTATAACGAAAAGAAGGCTGGCTTTGAAGAAGCGGCTCGCGCAGAAATCATGGCTGCTCAAACAAAAGATAAAAAGAACGTTCCTGCGTTTGATCCAGCTAAAAAAGCGTCTGGTGATTTGCAAAAAGATTACGGCACTGTGATCACTGGCTTTGAGTCATTTATTTCTGAGGCGCCAAAAACAAAAGCGGCGCAAATGGCGGCTTTGAACGTTAGCGAAATCTATGCAAACTACGGTAAGCAAGATGAAGCTTTGTCGACACTACAAAAAGTAGAAGCAGGTCTGGATAAAGACGATATGCTAACGGCTTTGGTGTGGATGCAAATGGGCAACATCCTTGCTGCGAAAAATGACTGCAAAGGTGCGATTGAAAAATGGCAAGCTTTGTCTGGTCAGAAGTCTTTGGCGTTTGCGCATGACGAAGCTAAACTTCGTATGGGCCTTTGCTTTGAATCTATGAATGACCTGACTAAGGCTGAAGAGATTTACACTGAGATCGCGAAAAAAGAAGATCAAAATACGACAGACTTTGCAGCCGCACGTGAAGCTCAAAAATATCTTCGTCTTTTGAAAGCTAAGAAGAACCTTTAATCTGGGGCTTTAATGAAGAATTTGCTTCTAGGATCTCTTTTATTATGTCTTGCGGGGTGTACGACCATGGATCGCACCCTTGAGCAATGGAGTTCTAAAAATAACAATAAAAGAGAATACGAAGTTAAAACAGCTTGGGTTCGTCAGACGACCGAAAAAGACAACCTAGGCTTTCGTAAAATCAATCGCATGACTCCAGTTCTTGCGGGGGATTTAGTGATTCAAGGAAATGGTCTTGATGGCTTGGTTGCTTATGAAAAAGAAAGCGGCCAGTTGAAATGGCGTCTTCCGATCCAGAACGGGATTGAGCCTAGCGCTACGATCATTCGCGATCGCCTTTTCGTCGGCGCGAGTGACGGGAATTTCTATTCTATTTCTGCCAGTACTGGCGAAATTCAGTGGTCTTTTGCAACGAAGGCCGAAAATCTTTCAGCACCTTTGCTTGAAGAAGGGGTTGTTTACTTCTTAGCTGGAAATAACGTTTTTTACGCGTTAGATGCCGCTACCGGAAGACAGATCTGGCTTTACTCTCGCCAGGATACGTCTCAGTTTTCTATCCGTGGTGGCAGTCAGGCCGCATTTAAGAACGGAACCTTGTATGTCGGATTCTCGGATGGTTCTTTAGTCGCGTTGAACGCGCAAACGGGTGCGGTCGTTTGGGAGCTTCAATTAAATCGTAACAAACGTTTCCGTGATATCGATGCCACTCCGGTGATTGATGGCAATCAGCTTTATATCGCAGGCTATGATGACAAGCTTTACTGTGTGTCCGTTGATAAAGGTGAAGTCTTGTGGCGTATTGATGGCGGTGGTTACAGTGCTGTGACTATGGCCGGAGATAAAATCTTTTACCCTACGACGAACGGCGAAGTCTGGGCTTTAAAAAAGTCCAACGGCGACAAAGTGTGGACTTATAAATTAAAAGACGGCATCGCTTCTCAGGTAAAGACATATAAAGGAACATTGGTGTTTGGAGAATCTCAAGGAAGCCTTCGTTTCTTAGATCCAAATACAGGTTCTGCTTTGGGAAGTATCGAGCCAGGACGTGGTATTCTTTCATCTCCCCAGGTAGATGAAAAAGCCGGCCGTGTGTATTTCATTTCAGGCGAAGCCAATCTTTTTGCGATTCAAGCAGGTTGGATTAAAACACCTTATTTTAAGGAGTAAGAGATGAAACAGCTTTTGGCAGTTCTTCCGTTCGTTTTGGTTTTAGGTGCATGCACACATGGAAATTGTCGCACACAGAAGCAGCCCGATAAGGCGGCCGCCACTGCGACTGGCGCAACAAGCGAGGCTCCCGTGACAAAGTCAGCAGCTACAGATCGTGTGAAAGTTCATAAACCTGATGGTTCTTTGCAATGCGGTCAGGGAAAAGCCATTCCTGTCGCGGAAATGCAAAAGCAGCTTAAAGGGATTAAAGTCTATTCTTCTTCGAATCAGAATGACGGCATGATGCGCATTCAAGTGTGTGGAAGCCCGACGGGTATGTCGAATGTTTATGAAATCGATCGCAAAGATCTTGAAGCCGCTTTAAAGCTCGGCTTTAAGGAATGGACTTTAGAATAAGTCCGAAAGAGCAGGGGAGATGATCTCATTCTGAGACGTCTTCCCGATTGACAGGGGAGTGACAAAGCTTGAAAAGCCTCCCCGTCTCATCTTGAGAATCTCAAGTATTATCGCCACTTAAGTAATGCCACAGAGCTTGCATAGATACCCTGTGAGGTGTTTTCTATGCGTAAGATCTATACTCTGCTTTTAGCGTTCCTGATGTTCCAAGGCAGCCTTCATGCGCGCGCGGAATTAACAGCAGAACACAAAGTTCAACTTTCACAGCTGGAATATCTTTTAGCTGTAGATCGTTTGGATTTCTATTCTGATGGTCTGGCAGACTATTTGATGGACCATGAACAAAAGCTCGCAGCAGAAGCCATTCGTCGCATCGAACCCGAAGATCTTGCAAAAGAACAATTCAACTCTCGCGATTTAAATAATCCTGATAAATGGAATGAACTTATTCTTTCCGTGTTACATAAAAAATTCCCAGAATTTAAGCACCTCACTTTGAAAGATATCGAGTGGAATTATAACTTCTTCCGTAAAAAGTTGATGGAAGGCTTTAAGGCAGATCCGATTGCTTTAAAACGTGAAGCTTCAGTTTCAGACTTAAACAAAGGTCCTGTTGCTTACAATAAAAGATCCATTCCTAAATTGGATGGCAAAAGCATTTTGTTAGATGCGGAAAGATATATCTCTGAAAAAACAACGCGCGCCCTTTTCTGGGATGCGGCTTTAACGGATAAATCTGTTGAATTTCACTTAGGAACTGAGCGTGATTTCCGCCAAAGAATCTCTCAAGAAGAGCGTGAAGTCGTTGCGGAAGTAAAAACGCGCGCGGCGAATTACAACAAAATCTATCTGGTATTTGATCCACGTTCGAAAGAATATTCTTACGCCTTTACGCGTATTTCGGGCGATGACCGTGTGAAACACTTGATCGCTCAATTGCGCATCCTGAAATACGATAACAAAGTCGCTTTGAAAGACGATTTTGTGCGCGTGTACGGAAATGCCAATGAAGTGCACCGCGATCAAGAAAAACGTTTGTTGGATATGTTTAAAACTCTTCCTAAAGCCGACATGGTTGTAATCGGTCAAAAGTCAGCCATTGCAAATGTTATTACAATGGCTGGCATGATGTCTCAAGTTCAGCCGAACCCTCAGGAGTCAGTAGGTCCTGCGAAATCACAAATTCAAAAGCTTTCAGAAAGAGTTAAAGAAACAGGTTCTTACTTTTCTGTGACGACAAAAGCCTCTGTTGTAAAAACGGAGTTTGAGAAAATGACGAATCCAATGGCTTCGAGTTTTGAAATCTTCAATTCAGAACAACCTAGCCATGATGTTTCAGATGTTCTTTTAGAAACTAAAGACGGTCGTATTGTGCGCTGGAGATTTATCTCTAACATGTGGGGAGATGAAGTAGTTCCCGTAGCTCGCGCGCTTAAAAACTCGGGCCACGACAAAGTCGTTTATATCGGCACAGCCGGTGGAATCATTGGTAAAGGTCTTAAAGTCGGGGATGTTGTGGCTCCTGCTTACACATACACTCAAGACGGTAAACTCTTGCCTTTAGAAAAGCCGACATATGGAACTGACTTCGTAAAGATGGGTCAGACTTTAGGTCAAGTGACGTCTCCGTTTGATGAAACTAAGAAATGGTTCGCGAAATGGGAAACTAAAATTGACGTTGTTGAATTAGAGACAGGTTATTTGAAAGAAAATCTAGGTCCCAAAGTCAGCTTCCAGCCATATCTTCTTATTTCTGACGTGGTTGGTTCTGAACACGAAAGCTTGGCCGTGGCTGCAGCGGACTCTGGAAAGCGTAAGAACGGTCAATTAAAGCTTTTAGAAAGTTTATTTATCAACAATGGTATCAGATCTCCGATTTCAAACTTTCAAATGATCTCGGCAGAATCAGCTGTACAAAGAATGTATCATAAAATTGATACTCTAAGACCGTCTCGCGATGTGACTTCTAAATTGCAACTAACTCAATTGGCTCTTCGTCAAGGTCTTACGACCGATGCTGAGTTGGAAGCATTAATTAAAAAAGAAGCTTCATTTGATCGTCAGATCCTAATGGATAAGCTAGAAAAATTCAGCGGCGGCCTAGAGCTTCTTTCTAAAAAGTTCTCTGGAGTTTCTTTCGCGATCGTTGGTGGCGAAGAACTTTTAAATGGAACCTGGAACCCTAAGAAAGCATTAAAGCTTCAAGTAATGGTTGGCAATACGACGGCAGAAAAAGCCAAGTCTGTATATCAAACAGAGCTTGCGAAGATTCAGTCCGCAATGGGAGCTGAACTGCAATTGGAACTTGTGAATTATGATGCAGAAAAAACGCGCAATGCGATTTTCTTTAATTCAAATTCACGCAAAGTTCTAGTTCAGCACTACGAAGGCACGATTTTAAAGAAATTAGGTTTAACAAAAGAAATCGATAAAAACGGCGGTGTCCGTTTCCGCGAGATCATCGAAACTTCTGGAGGTATGAGATGCGAAGCCATCCTTTTGTAAAAAGAACTCTTCCTTGTTTGGCAGTGATTGTTGCCTTGAGTTCGACGTCTCCGGCTTATGCGGCGAACGACGGTTTCTTTGGGAAACTTAAGAGTGCGGCGACTCACTTTATCAACGCGGCAACAAAACCAGGTGGTCCGACTAAAGTCGTTCAGCCAGAAAATAAGCAAGACGGAACGGCGGCACAGAAAAATGCCTTTATGTCGATGGATGCTTCTTTAGATTCTGTTGCAGAAGGAAAGCAGCCGTTTTCTTTTGAAAAAGACTTTGTTGAAAAAGCAATTGGTGCTACGAACCAGAAAGCCTGGAACTCTTCAGATCTTCGTCGCAGTGCCACGGGTCTTTTAGAAAAAGTAGAATCTGTCTCTACAGCGACACATACTGAAATCGTTCCTGAATATACTAAAGACGGTCTGGTCTTCCGTTTGCGCTATGACGAAACAGCTTTGCAAAACAAAGAGACTTTGATTCGCGATGTCGCTTTGATCACGGCCTTAACTAAAAATGGTGGCTACGGAATCTTTGAACATGTTTCTTTGGGCGTGTCTGTTTCAGCAGAAATTGAATCACCGCACTCTATTGCTGAGCTTCTGACAAACGCGCGCGAAGGAAGTCCGACGGCGCAAGCTCGTCTGAATCTTCTATTCTCTAAAATATTAGGACAAATGCGTGTATCACAAACGATGTTAGCGCAAATGGGTCTTACTCAGGATGGTCTGTTAAATCAAGCCAATGAATTGAAAGACCGCCAAGCCGCTCTAGATGAGCTGGCCGCTAAACATCAAAGAAAACAACAAAAGGCTTTGGATGCTTGGAAGTCCGATACAGGTGCCTTAGATAAGCTTGAGGCGATGAACGAGAAACTGGATGATTTGATTTTAAAGAACGATCGTAAAGGCGTTCGTAAGATGCTGGAAGCCTATCTTCCATGGGCTGTTATGGAGCCGGTAGAAGCGAATACTTGGAAAATCTGGCTTGAAGCAATTGAAAACCCGAATCACGAAAAGTCTGTTATCGCGTTCCGCGGTTTAAAATACGATACGGATAAAATCCAACGCAAACAAACAGCTCAAGGTGAAGTGTTTGGATTTATGTCGACTGTTTTAACTAAAAACCAGGGAAGCTACACGCGCCGCTTGCGTTCGCTATCAACGAATCGCGAGAAAAACGGTGATGTTTCTTTCGTTAGATTGGCTCAAGAAAAGTCAACGGACATTCAATCGATCCGTATTACTGATCAAATGACTGCACATGCAAGAGATCCAAAGGCATCTAGCTTTATCTCTTTCACATATGATCCCAACGTTGCTTATCGTTTCATGGGGAACGACGTAACAAAGCAAATAAAAGGGGAGAGTGTAACAGTTCCTTACGGTGGAATCTTGGTGGTGAAAATGGATGCTCGCCGTATGATTCCGAATGTTCCTTCCATGTACGGTAACGAGATCGAACTTTTAGCTCCACTTATCGTTTTCCCGGATGAGGTTGTAAAATACAAGGAAGGTTCATTCAAATCGGGCGAATACGCTACGTTTGTTAAAGAAATCTCTGAAAAAACCGGCGTGAATTTTGCTCAATGGAATACGGCAAAAGATGGTAACGATGAAAGTCTTAAACAACGTTACAACCGTGATGGTCATGAGTTCTTAAAACAAATGATCGATACGAAGTACTTAAAAGCCATGTCTTGTTCGAAAGTCTTTTAATAATCTAGCCAAAGTCCCGGCCGATCTATAGAGTGATTCTTATTAACGAAGGATCACTCTATGGAAATCGGATTTCTTGGTGGTGCGAGCACCGTTACAGGCTCTAAGTTTTTAGTTCACAATGAGGGAACCCGTATTCTTGTTGATTGCGGCATGTTTCAAGGTCTTAAAGAGCTTCGTGAATTAAACTGGTCTGACTTTCCAATTGATCCAAAACATATCGACGCCGTTGTTTTAACTCATGCCCATTTAGATCATTGCGGCGCTTTACCTTTGTTAGTACGTAAGGGATTTAAAGGGGAGATTCACTGTACAGAAGCGACTTTAGAATTAACCAAGATCATCTTGCTCGACTCTGCAAAAATCCAGGAAGAAGACGCTGAATACGCGAATAAAAAACGCTTCTCAAAACATCATCCGGCGCTGGCTTTATATACGGTTGATGATGTCGCTAAAACTTTGCCGTTATTTAGAACCCATAAAGTCCATGAAGAATTTCAAATTGGTTCTTTATCTATTGAGTTGTTTAATTCAGGACACATCCTGGGTGCGTCTTCGGTGTTAGTTTCTAATGGAGAAAAGAAGGTTTATTTTTCGGGAGATCTAGGTCGTAATAATGATCCTTTAATGTGGCCACCAGAACCTCCGCAAGAGGCCGATTATATCGTGATGGAATCCACCTATGGAAATCGTGATCATTCGGAAATTCCCTCTAAAGAAGTCTTAAAACAATGCATTCTAGAGATAGCGAAATCAAAAGGGGTTCTTCTTATTCCGAGCTTTGCCGTGGGCCGTGCGCAAAACTTGATGTATGAAATTGTCGAATTAAAAAGGGCAGGGGAAGTCCCCTCGCAAATCCCCGTTTATTTAAATACCCCGATGGGACAAGAGATTTCCAATTTCTATGAGCTCTACCCGTTTTTTCACCGTCTAGGTCCAGGTCAATTCGCGGAAATTATGTCTGAAATT includes:
- a CDS encoding Glu/Leu/Phe/Val family dehydrogenase; translated protein: MKEPTLGTFELISKHGDHEQVVFCNDPHVGLKAIIAIHNTSLGPALGGTRMWNYKNEDEALVDVLRLSKGMTYKAAASGLNLGGGKAVIIGDPKTQKSEGLFRAFGQFVNSLNGKYITAEDVGTSVQDMEHIYMETPWVTGIPKDFGGSGDPSPYTAHGVLMGIKASAKEKFGTDSLKGLRVAVQGLGNVGSNLVKYLKEEGAEITVADIDMGRTKKVAEASGSKAVSPDEILSVECDILAPCALGAIVNDQTITKFKTKVIAGGANNILAEARHGDQLKELGILYAPDYVINAGGLMNVFVELEGYSQERAFEKTKRVYDNILKVYEIAKRDNIGTHTAADRLAEERINTIGRLKQRHPGKSSRSFTTLKEVYNR
- a CDS encoding tetratricopeptide repeat protein: MSTKISKEDLKSPDQVTQTLRKGFIWTTTHSKMVIIAVIAFVVVGLGASIAGYLSQKKEVSQQEKYFLLEKAYNEKKAGFEEAARAEIMAAQTKDKKNVPAFDPAKKASGDLQKDYGTVITGFESFISEAPKTKAAQMAALNVSEIYANYGKQDEALSTLQKVEAGLDKDDMLTALVWMQMGNILAAKNDCKGAIEKWQALSGQKSLAFAHDEAKLRMGLCFESMNDLTKAEEIYTEIAKKEDQNTTDFAAAREAQKYLRLLKAKKNL
- a CDS encoding outer membrane protein assembly factor BamB family protein, with the translated sequence MKNLLLGSLLLCLAGCTTMDRTLEQWSSKNNNKREYEVKTAWVRQTTEKDNLGFRKINRMTPVLAGDLVIQGNGLDGLVAYEKESGQLKWRLPIQNGIEPSATIIRDRLFVGASDGNFYSISASTGEIQWSFATKAENLSAPLLEEGVVYFLAGNNVFYALDAATGRQIWLYSRQDTSQFSIRGGSQAAFKNGTLYVGFSDGSLVALNAQTGAVVWELQLNRNKRFRDIDATPVIDGNQLYIAGYDDKLYCVSVDKGEVLWRIDGGGYSAVTMAGDKIFYPTTNGEVWALKKSNGDKVWTYKLKDGIASQVKTYKGTLVFGESQGSLRFLDPNTGSALGSIEPGRGILSSPQVDEKAGRVYFISGEANLFAIQAGWIKTPYFKE
- a CDS encoding MBL fold metallo-hydrolase; translated protein: MEIGFLGGASTVTGSKFLVHNEGTRILVDCGMFQGLKELRELNWSDFPIDPKHIDAVVLTHAHLDHCGALPLLVRKGFKGEIHCTEATLELTKIILLDSAKIQEEDAEYANKKRFSKHHPALALYTVDDVAKTLPLFRTHKVHEEFQIGSLSIELFNSGHILGASSVLVSNGEKKVYFSGDLGRNNDPLMWPPEPPQEADYIVMESTYGNRDHSEIPSKEVLKQCILEIAKSKGVLLIPSFAVGRAQNLMYEIVELKRAGEVPSQIPVYLNTPMGQEISNFYELYPFFHRLGPGQFAEIMSEIHTVKTAEDSKVLNERSGPMIIIAASGMLTGGRVLHHLKAFAPNPRNILLLAGFQSAGTRGRKILDGEKEIKLHGMYVDIACKVVPSDSFSAHADRSDLMNWLKQAPKTPQKVFLVHGERSASEEFEKRIKTSLNWNVEIPEMNQIIRL